In a genomic window of Cryptococcus depauperatus CBS 7841 chromosome 8, complete sequence:
- a CDS encoding 40S ribosomal protein S0 — protein MSADKLPKALQATEDDIQMLLAAQVHLGTKNCDKTMEPYVWKRRADGIHVLNIGKTWEKLVFAARILATIDNPNDVCVISARPYGHRAVLKYASFTGGQAIAGRFTPGSFTNYITRSFKEPRVIIVTDPRVDHQAIREAAYVNIPVIAFCDTDASLKFVDVAIPSNNKSRHSIGLLWYLLCREVLRLRGSVPRGPTGPSGWDVLPDLFFYRDPEEIEREAAEKAAAAATAEGADADAVATSAAAAVGQEWNAENAAEAVLAAQPTDAALDWSAEPAGNDWAAEPAAEAQAPW, from the exons ATGTCTGCCGACAAACTTCCCAAGGCCCTCCAGGCCACTGAGGATGACATACAAATGCTCCTTGCGGCTCAGGTGCACCTTGGTACTAAGAACTGTGACAAGACTATGGAGCCGTACGTTTGGAAGAGGCGTGCTGATG GTATCCACGTTCTCAACATTGGCAAGACCTGGGAAAAGCTCGTCTTTGCTGCTCGAATCCTTGCCACCATCGACAACCCCAACGACGTCTGTGTTATCTCTGCCCGTCCTTACGGCCATCGAGCAGTCCTAAAGTACGCATCTTTTACCGGTGGCCAGGCTATTGCTGGTCGATTCACTCCTGGTTCCTTCACCAACTACATCACCCGATCCTTCAAGGAGCCCCGAGTGATTATTGTCACTGACCCCAGAGTTGACCACCAGGCTATCCGAGAAGCCGCCTACGTTAACATCCC TGTCATTGCTTTCTGTGACACTGACGCATCCCTCAAGTTTGTTGATGTGGCTATTCCCTCCAACAACAAGTCGCGTCACTCTATTGGTCTTCTCTGGTATCTCCTTTGCCGAGAAGTTCTTCGTCTCCGAGGCTCCGTTCCTCGAGGCCCTACCGGTCCTTCTGGTTGGGATGTTCTCCCTGACTTGTTCTTTTACCGCGACCCTGAGGAGATTGAGCGTGAGGCTGCTGAGAaggctgctgctgctgccaCTGCCGAGGGCGCCGATGCCGACGCCGTAGCTACTAGCGCTGCTGCCGCTGTTGGTCAAGAGTGGAATGCTGAAAATGCTGCCGAGGCTGTCCTTGCTGCTCAGCCTACTGATGCTG CCCTTGACTGGTCCGCTGAGCCTGCTGGTAACGACTGGGCTGCTGAGCCTGCCGCGGAAGCTCAAGCTCCCTGGTAA